The following are from one region of the Dermacentor albipictus isolate Rhodes 1998 colony chromosome 5, USDA_Dalb.pri_finalv2, whole genome shotgun sequence genome:
- the LOC135910769 gene encoding glycerophosphodiester phosphodiesterase 1-like, producing the protein MAWLQLTLISVAITSYVIRLCSLSPVDNEVAVEVIFGKDDDGGDTSRRPPVFAHGGAGRHAPENTLAAMQVAAEKMAEGIVVDLSFTRDDAGVLFHGENLERTTNGEGLLAETFFEDLRRLDAGSKHPLSENCLCLRVPTLEEGVHECLRLGLRFIVRVKRYDERAVALLDALFRQRPKLYRRGLVSSYDPLFIYALRYRNPDIVTALTWRPGLLAYEDAEKWRPRFDTLKEHLKASVADWFLELAFNTGMLHYVTDYLYGDQ; encoded by the exons ATGGCTTGGCTCCAGTTGACGTTAATATCAGTAGCGATCACCTCTTACGTCATCCGATTGTGTTCTCTGTCCCCCGTCGACAACGAGGTCGCCGTGGAGGTGATCTTCGGGaaagacgacgacggcggcgacaCCTCGCGACGGCCGCCCGTGTTCGCGCACGGTGGCGCCGGACGGCACGCGCCGGAGAACACCCTGGCCGCCATGCAAGTGGCGGCCGAGAAAATGGCGGAGGGGATCGTGGTGGACCTGTCCTTCACGCGCGACGATGCAGGCGTCCTCTTCCATGGCGAAAACCTGGAGCGCACGACCAACGGTGAGGGCTTactcgcagaaacgtttttcGAAGACCTGCGGCGACTGGACGCCGGCAGCAAGCATCCGCTGTCCGAGAACTGCCTCTGCCTTCGCGTTCCCACTCTCGAAGAAGGCGTCCACGAGTGCCTTCGCCTCGGCCTGCGGTTCATCGTCCGCGTGAAGCGGTACGATGAGCGCGCCGTGGCACTGCTCGACGCGTTGTTCCGCCAGCGACCCAAACTGTACCGTAGAGGGCTCGTCTCCTCCTATGACCCGCTCTTCATTTACGCCCTCCGGTACCGCAATCCAGACATCGTGACAGCGCTCACCTGGCGCCCCGGGTTGCTGGCCTACGAGGACGCGGAGAAGTGGCGTCCGCGATTCGATACCCTCAAGGAGCATCTTAAAGCGAGCGTCGCCGACTGGTTCCTCGAGCTCGCATTTAACACCGGCATGCTCCATTATGTGACAG ATTATCTTTACGGAGACCAGTAA